In the genome of Drosophila subpulchrella strain 33 F10 #4 breed RU33 chromosome 2L, RU_Dsub_v1.1 Primary Assembly, whole genome shotgun sequence, one region contains:
- the LOC119546292 gene encoding C-type lectin domain family 4 member M-like: protein MYKFDTYIIVAFVALSLNVSQAKSLNADQDRTGKWLNEIFPLLDYIGTQYGMCTSNTSDALKETLSKLAVLERKLTGVQDQHKGIQKSIQDHSTEEKTLLENIETRLGKIEDHIAEKNQTQFQQWSILEVGNPQDFKAVLDRMEELQTYMERKIKKALMGMANFKRIGTRYFYIESEVKQNWHMANETCREMGGYLASIENKEELKNIDNKLKDSSFYWLGINDLRKEGQYVSEATGKNATFLPWRIGQPDNDKSNEDCVHLSSFEIQHNSMNDLPCTEKLYFICQWDDEV from the coding sequence ATGTACAAATTCGATACGTACATTATAGTGGCATTCGTTGCCTTGAGTCTAAATGTATCCCAGGCAAAGTCCTTGAATGCGGATCAAGACCGCACGGGCAAATGGTTGAACGAAATATTCCCATTGCTAGATTATATCGGTACTCAGTATGGAATGTGCACTAGCAATACCTCAGATGCCTTAAAGGAAACTCTTTCTAAATTGGCGGTGTTGGAAAGAAAATTGACAGGGGTGCAGGATCAACATAAAGGTATCCAGAAGTCAATTCAAGATCATTCGACCGAAGAGAAAACATTGCTGGAGAACATCGAAACGAGACTTGGAAAGATTGAAGATCATATAGCAGAAAAAAATCAGACCCAATTCCAACAATGGTCCATACTGGAAGTTGGCAATCCGCAGGACTTTAAAGCAGTTCTAGATAGGATGGAAGAACTTCAGACGTACATGGAAAGAAAGATTAAAAAGGCTCTTATGGGAATGGCAAATTTTAAAAGGATTGGCACTCGTTACTTCTATATCGAATCAGAAGTGAAGCAAAATTGGCATATGGCTAACGAAACGTGTCGTGAAATGGGCGGCTACTTAGCCTCCATTGAAAATAAAGAGGAACTCAAAAATATTGATAATAAACTTAAGGATTCATCTTTTTACTGGCTGGGCATCAATGATCTGAGAAAAGAGGGCCAATACGTTTCAGAGGCAACCGGAAAAAATGCCACATTTTTGCCCTGGAGAATCGGTCAACCGGATAACGACAAAAGTAACGAGGATTGCGTTCATCTTTCTTCCTTTGAGATACAACATAACTCAATGAACGATCTTCCCTGCACAgagaaactttattttatttgccaaTGGGACGATGAAGTTTAG